From Desulfuromonas soudanensis, the proteins below share one genomic window:
- a CDS encoding OmpP1/FadL family transporter, which yields MKVVQRVVATCCLVLGMASPVFSSGFAIVEQSVSGLGTAFSGAAAVAEDASTLFFNPAGLTRLKGQEAVLGLHYIKPKTEFSDNGSSLSPALTGGAFVALSGSEGGDGGEDAFVPNVYYAANMDNGWAFGIGVNAPFGLATEYADGWQGRYHALRSEVKTVNINPSLAYKVNDHLSLGAGFNAQKLTAELSNAIDFGSIATALSGGALGTPQGSDGRVVLDADDWAYGYNLGLLVEANENTRLGLAYRSRMEYTAKGSADFTVPTAVTSLPGGVGGGIAATFADSGAKADITLPDTLSASVYHRFTDRLALMADVTWTNWSVFNELRVQFDNPLKGDSVTSYNWNDSWRYSLGGSYDASESLTLRAGVAFDETPIPDAENRTPRIPGEDRFWTSVGACYRFSENLKADFAYAHLFVSDSKIDRQAGVDPNGENFFAGTLVGEFENAVDIASIQLAYNF from the coding sequence ATGAAAGTGGTACAGAGGGTAGTTGCGACTTGTTGTCTGGTTTTGGGGATGGCTTCGCCGGTCTTTTCATCGGGGTTTGCAATTGTCGAGCAGAGCGTCAGCGGTCTGGGAACCGCATTTTCTGGGGCGGCCGCCGTCGCCGAGGATGCATCGACCCTCTTCTTCAATCCGGCAGGACTCACCCGGCTGAAGGGTCAGGAGGCCGTTTTGGGACTGCATTACATCAAACCCAAAACGGAGTTCAGCGACAACGGCTCGTCGCTGTCGCCCGCTCTCACCGGAGGGGCTTTTGTGGCCCTGTCGGGGAGCGAAGGCGGCGACGGCGGGGAGGATGCATTTGTCCCTAATGTCTATTACGCGGCGAATATGGACAATGGCTGGGCTTTTGGCATCGGGGTCAATGCCCCCTTCGGGCTGGCGACGGAATACGCCGATGGCTGGCAGGGGCGTTACCACGCCCTGCGTTCCGAGGTGAAAACGGTGAACATCAATCCGTCACTGGCCTACAAAGTCAATGACCATCTGAGCCTGGGTGCCGGTTTCAATGCCCAAAAATTGACCGCCGAACTGAGCAACGCCATCGATTTCGGATCGATTGCGACGGCTCTCTCGGGGGGCGCCCTGGGCACTCCCCAGGGTTCCGACGGCAGGGTTGTCCTTGATGCGGACGACTGGGCTTACGGATACAATCTCGGCCTTCTTGTCGAGGCCAATGAGAACACGCGATTGGGCCTGGCTTACCGTTCGCGGATGGAATATACCGCCAAGGGGTCGGCCGACTTTACCGTTCCAACAGCGGTTACTTCTTTGCCGGGTGGGGTAGGGGGCGGTATCGCAGCCACTTTTGCCGACAGCGGCGCCAAGGCCGACATAACCCTGCCGGACACCCTCTCCGCCAGCGTGTATCATCGGTTCACGGACCGCCTGGCGCTCATGGCCGACGTCACCTGGACGAACTGGAGCGTATTTAATGAACTGCGGGTGCAATTCGACAATCCGCTCAAGGGCGATTCCGTCACCTCCTACAACTGGAACGACAGCTGGCGCTATTCCCTGGGAGGGAGCTACGATGCCAGTGAGAGCCTGACCCTCCGCGCCGGGGTGGCCTTTGACGAAACGCCGATTCCCGATGCCGAAAACCGCACCCCGCGCATCCCCGGCGAGGACCGTTTCTGGACTTCCGTCGGCGCCTGTTACCGCTTTTCCGAGAACCTCAAGGCCGATTTTGCCTATGCGCACCTTTTCGTCTCCGACAGCAAGATTGATCGGCAGGCGGGGGTCGATCCGAACGGAGAAAATTTCTTCGCCG
- a CDS encoding proline dehydrogenase family protein encodes MILRQPLRYLSRCKNFERFLKVNPWARRAASRFVAGESRDEALRVAAELNREGFKVTLDYLGEEVTRSEEARLAAEEQAAAVEAAAVAKLDLGLSVKLSHLGVLIDEGLAEENLRMICQRAAAAGRFVRVDMEGSNLTSGTLAMVQRVHEDLPVIGTVIQSALKRSSADIETLNRRGISVRLVKGAYLEPSDLAFQRREEITLYFMRLTESLFRDGYRPAIATHEDLLIDYAIDMAFIYGRAPEEFEFQMLYGIRRDLQEKLRDQGYRVRIYLPYGSDWYGYFMRRLAERPANLWFLLRHLRN; translated from the coding sequence ATGATCCTGCGCCAACCCCTACGCTATCTCTCCCGATGCAAGAACTTCGAAAGGTTCCTGAAGGTCAATCCCTGGGCGCGACGGGCGGCAAGCCGCTTTGTCGCCGGGGAAAGCAGAGACGAGGCTCTCCGGGTGGCCGCCGAGCTTAACCGGGAGGGGTTCAAGGTCACCCTCGACTATCTTGGCGAAGAGGTGACGAGGTCCGAGGAAGCGCGACTGGCGGCGGAAGAGCAGGCGGCAGCGGTCGAAGCGGCGGCGGTAGCCAAGCTGGATCTCGGGCTTTCGGTGAAGCTCTCGCACCTCGGGGTTCTGATCGATGAAGGGCTGGCGGAAGAGAACCTGCGGATGATCTGCCAACGGGCGGCAGCGGCAGGGCGCTTCGTGCGGGTCGACATGGAGGGGTCGAATTTGACTTCCGGGACGCTGGCGATGGTGCAGCGGGTTCATGAAGACCTCCCCGTCATCGGCACGGTAATTCAGTCCGCCCTCAAGCGCAGCAGCGCCGATATCGAGACATTGAACCGCAGGGGGATCTCCGTGCGGCTGGTCAAGGGGGCCTATCTGGAACCTTCAGACCTTGCCTTTCAACGCCGGGAGGAGATAACGCTCTACTTCATGCGCCTCACCGAATCCCTGTTTCGGGACGGCTATCGCCCGGCGATCGCCACCCACGAAGATCTCCTCATCGACTACGCCATCGACATGGCCTTCATCTACGGCCGCGCTCCCGAGGAGTTCGAATTCCAGATGCTTTACGGCATCCGTCGCGACCTCCAGGAGAAGCTCCGGGACCAGGGGTACCGGGTGCGGATCTATCTCCCCTACGGCAGCGACTGGTACGGCTACTTCATGCGCCGCCTCGCCGAACGCCCGGCCAACCTGTGGTTTCTGCTGCGCCACCTCAGGAACTAA
- a CDS encoding Rqc2 family fibronectin-binding protein: MSMDPFTIEAVVRQLRKLLPGAAVGKIHQPGPHDLILRLWTGRGNLRLLISAAPRASRIHLTTEVYPNPQAPPRFCQLLRSRLGRLLEIERVPGERIVRLVFADSENRFWTLVAELLGPRANLILLDPSGRIVDALLRVEGEGRTILPGKPYLPPEPLLRSDLQEGVPPIPADVPLRAWLLQTVTPMTELLAADIEAAVDAGEEAQEALEKLRRRYLNFDFSPCVGLWQEKSILSALTPEHLSLESLQTFADVSRAADAFYAEAGGEELFGGGKEALERIVRKGLQRLEKRLANIEAEESKARGFVRQRELGDLLLANIHRLRRGLAEVVLDDWYADPPVPVTVPLDPALSPQENAECYFRRHRKGKRGLEHIERRRGETLAESQWLEGVLLGLDEAEEEGEIEAIREELVAARLLQKRPGPPVRNRPALAETAVRQAITPGGYTLFWGRNNRSNDHVSRTLTRPDDLWFHAANMPGCHLVLRRKGEGGDVPEADVLFAAAIAAAHSRGKDAGKVEVMVAEGKWVRKPKGARPGLVTVEHYRTVVVRPQTISS, from the coding sequence ATGTCCATGGACCCTTTCACCATCGAAGCCGTCGTCCGCCAGTTGCGAAAGCTCCTCCCCGGAGCCGCCGTCGGCAAGATTCACCAGCCCGGTCCCCATGACCTGATTCTGCGTCTCTGGACCGGCCGGGGAAACCTGCGCCTGCTCATCTCCGCCGCGCCGCGGGCCAGCCGCATTCATCTCACTACGGAAGTCTACCCCAATCCCCAGGCGCCTCCAAGGTTCTGTCAACTCCTGCGCTCCCGTCTCGGTCGTCTGCTTGAAATCGAGCGGGTTCCCGGCGAGCGCATCGTCCGTCTCGTCTTTGCCGACAGCGAAAACCGTTTCTGGACCTTGGTTGCCGAACTTCTCGGACCCCGCGCCAACCTTATCCTCCTCGATCCCTCGGGACGCATCGTCGACGCCCTGCTGCGCGTCGAAGGGGAGGGGCGAACGATCCTCCCCGGAAAACCCTATCTTCCCCCCGAACCGTTGCTGCGATCCGACCTTCAGGAAGGAGTGCCGCCAATCCCCGCCGACGTGCCGCTGCGAGCCTGGCTCCTCCAGACGGTGACGCCGATGACCGAGCTGCTGGCCGCCGACATCGAGGCCGCCGTTGACGCCGGAGAGGAAGCGCAGGAGGCCCTTGAAAAGCTGCGCCGCCGCTATCTGAATTTCGATTTTTCACCCTGCGTCGGCCTCTGGCAGGAGAAAAGCATACTGAGCGCCCTGACGCCCGAGCATCTGTCTCTCGAAAGCCTGCAGACCTTTGCCGATGTCTCGCGGGCAGCCGACGCTTTTTACGCCGAGGCGGGGGGGGAGGAACTGTTCGGGGGAGGGAAGGAGGCGCTGGAGCGGATCGTCCGCAAGGGGTTGCAGCGGCTGGAAAAACGCCTGGCCAACATCGAGGCCGAGGAGAGTAAGGCCAGGGGGTTCGTCCGCCAACGGGAACTCGGCGACCTTCTTCTGGCCAATATCCATCGCCTGCGGCGGGGACTTGCCGAGGTCGTCCTCGACGACTGGTACGCCGACCCGCCGGTCCCGGTGACGGTCCCCCTCGATCCGGCGCTCTCGCCCCAGGAAAACGCCGAATGCTACTTTCGTCGCCATCGCAAGGGGAAGAGGGGTCTGGAGCACATCGAGCGCCGGCGCGGCGAGACCCTCGCCGAGAGCCAGTGGCTGGAGGGGGTCCTCCTCGGACTCGACGAAGCCGAGGAGGAGGGGGAGATCGAGGCGATCCGGGAGGAGTTGGTGGCGGCCAGGCTCCTCCAGAAGCGCCCCGGTCCGCCGGTGCGCAACCGCCCGGCCCTCGCCGAAACCGCCGTGCGCCAGGCAATCACCCCCGGAGGCTACACCCTGTTCTGGGGGCGCAACAATCGCAGCAACGACCACGTCAGCCGGACGTTGACCCGCCCCGACGACCTGTGGTTCCACGCAGCCAACATGCCCGGCTGCCATCTGGTTCTCCGGCGCAAAGGGGAGGGGGGCGACGTCCCCGAGGCCGACGTTCTCTTCGCCGCCGCCATCGCCGCCGCCCATTCCCGGGGGAAGGACGCCGGAAAGGTCGAGGTCATGGTGGCCGAGGGGAAGTGGGTGCGAAAACCGAAGGGGGCCCGGCCGGGGCTGGTGACCGTGGAGCATTACCGCACGGTGGTGGTGCGGCCGCAGACGATTAGTTCCTGA
- a CDS encoding O-acetylhomoserine aminocarboxypropyltransferase/cysteine synthase family protein codes for MSENTRQGLGTRALHAGHVPDPTTNSRAVPIYQTSSYVFNSSEHAANLFGLKEMGNIYTRLMNPTTDVLEKRLAELDGGVAALALASGSAAITLAVLNLARCGDNIVSSSCLYGGTYNLFHHTLPRMGIKVKFVDFSDPARIAAAIDDKTKAVFTETIGNPKNNVDDFDAIAKVAHDHKLPFIVDNTVATQVLFRPIEHGADIVCYSLTKFIGGHGTSIGGAVVDAGTFDWSSGRFPEFTTPDPSYHGLEYHAALGNLAYILKMRLTLLRDMGPCLSPFNAFQFLQGLETLHVRMPRHCENALKVARFLSGHPSVSWVNYPGLESHPDHERTQKYLPEGAGAIVGFGIKGGAAAGAKFIDNVKLASHLANIGDAKTLVIHPATTTHQQLSPEEQKSAGVSPDFVRVSVGIEDVADILADLDQALKISQL; via the coding sequence ATGTCCGAAAACACCAGGCAGGGACTCGGCACCAGGGCGCTGCACGCAGGTCATGTTCCCGACCCGACAACCAACTCCCGCGCCGTCCCCATCTATCAGACCAGCTCCTACGTCTTCAATTCTTCCGAGCACGCCGCCAATCTCTTCGGGCTCAAGGAAATGGGGAACATCTACACCCGGCTGATGAACCCGACCACCGACGTCCTGGAAAAAAGGCTGGCCGAACTCGACGGCGGTGTCGCCGCCCTGGCCCTGGCCTCCGGCTCGGCAGCGATCACCCTGGCGGTCCTCAACCTCGCCCGTTGCGGCGACAATATCGTCTCCTCCAGCTGCCTTTACGGCGGCACCTACAACCTTTTCCACCACACCCTGCCGCGGATGGGGATCAAGGTGAAATTCGTCGATTTCTCCGACCCGGCCAGAATCGCCGCGGCCATCGACGACAAGACCAAGGCGGTCTTCACCGAAACGATCGGCAACCCGAAAAACAACGTCGACGATTTCGACGCCATTGCCAAGGTCGCCCATGACCACAAACTCCCCTTCATCGTCGACAATACCGTGGCCACCCAGGTCCTCTTCCGCCCCATCGAGCACGGCGCCGACATCGTCTGCTATTCGCTGACCAAATTCATCGGCGGCCACGGCACCTCCATCGGCGGCGCGGTGGTCGACGCCGGCACCTTCGACTGGTCGAGCGGGCGGTTTCCCGAATTCACCACTCCCGATCCCAGCTACCATGGTCTGGAATACCATGCGGCGCTCGGCAACCTCGCCTACATCCTGAAAATGCGCCTCACCTTGCTGCGGGACATGGGCCCCTGCCTCTCCCCCTTCAACGCCTTCCAGTTTTTGCAGGGACTCGAGACCCTCCATGTGCGCATGCCCCGTCACTGCGAAAACGCCCTGAAGGTCGCCCGTTTCCTCTCCGGCCACCCCTCCGTTTCCTGGGTGAACTACCCCGGACTGGAGAGCCATCCCGACCATGAGCGGACCCAAAAATATCTCCCCGAAGGGGCCGGCGCCATCGTCGGCTTCGGCATCAAGGGGGGCGCCGCCGCCGGGGCCAAATTCATCGACAACGTCAAACTCGCCAGCCACCTCGCCAACATCGGCGATGCCAAGACTCTGGTCATTCATCCGGCGACCACCACCCATCAGCAGCTCTCCCCCGAAGAGCAGAAGTCCGCCGGGGTGTCCCCCGATTTCGTGCGGGTTTCCGTCGGCATCGAGGATGTCGCCGACATCCTGGCCGACCTCGACCAGGCCCTGAAGATAAGCCAACTCTAA
- a CDS encoding IS110 family transposase has product MKKSSMFIGLDVHKNSIEIAIAEEGRTGEIRHYGKIDGSLVALDKVVRKLVSRGCELHFVYEAGPCGYDVYRHLTFQGFDCVVVAPSKIPKKSGDRIKNDRRDAQMLARLHRAGELSPVFVPLTEDEAMRDLTRSREDAKASEKKAKQHILAFLLRHGHRFSGRTPWSQAHMRWIAGIKMPHPAQQITLQEYVGALTESTRRVERLTEQIQQLLPQWRMFPVAKAYQSLRGVSLIVAATTVAEIGDLKRFKSPVELMSYLGLVPSEHSSGETTKRGSITKAGNGHVRRVLVEASWAYRLPARVSRELRRRQEGLSQAICDISWKAQLRLCARYKRMLAKGKSKQVIVTAIARELCAFMWAIAHEVEIPAMA; this is encoded by the coding sequence ATGAAGAAGTCTAGCATGTTTATCGGGTTGGACGTCCACAAAAACTCCATTGAGATCGCTATCGCCGAGGAGGGTCGCACCGGCGAAATTCGACACTATGGGAAAATTGACGGGAGTTTGGTTGCTCTCGACAAGGTTGTTAGGAAACTGGTTTCGAGAGGCTGCGAACTCCATTTCGTCTACGAAGCTGGCCCTTGTGGCTATGATGTTTACCGACACCTTACATTTCAGGGGTTCGATTGTGTGGTGGTAGCGCCCTCAAAGATCCCCAAGAAAAGCGGCGACCGTATTAAGAATGACCGCCGGGATGCCCAAATGCTTGCCCGCCTGCATCGAGCCGGTGAACTGTCTCCCGTTTTTGTGCCTCTTACCGAAGATGAAGCCATGCGGGACCTTACCCGATCAAGGGAGGATGCCAAGGCGTCGGAGAAAAAAGCCAAGCAGCACATTCTGGCATTTCTTCTTCGACACGGTCACCGATTCAGTGGACGAACCCCCTGGAGCCAGGCACATATGCGCTGGATCGCTGGAATCAAAATGCCTCATCCGGCCCAGCAGATTACCCTTCAGGAATATGTCGGCGCGCTTACTGAAAGCACTCGGCGGGTGGAGCGGCTGACTGAGCAGATTCAACAACTCTTGCCCCAGTGGCGGATGTTTCCGGTAGCTAAAGCCTACCAATCCCTGCGAGGCGTCTCCTTGATTGTCGCAGCCACAACCGTTGCTGAAATAGGAGATTTGAAGCGCTTTAAGAGCCCCGTTGAACTGATGTCCTATCTCGGACTGGTTCCATCGGAACATTCCAGTGGCGAGACAACGAAACGAGGTTCAATTACCAAAGCAGGCAATGGACATGTGCGCCGGGTCCTGGTGGAAGCCTCCTGGGCTTACCGCCTTCCTGCCCGGGTCAGTCGGGAGTTACGCAGACGACAAGAAGGCCTGTCGCAAGCAATTTGCGATATCTCCTGGAAAGCTCAACTCCGATTATGTGCCCGCTACAAACGTATGCTGGCGAAGGGTAAATCCAAACAGGTGATCGTGACGGCTATAGCTCGAGAACTCTGTGCTTTTATGTGGGCAATAGCCCATGAAGTTGAAATCCCGGCCATGGCATAA
- a CDS encoding lysophospholipid acyltransferase family protein, protein MPKRFLQNYLEYTLFLSLIFVVKALPRTLALRIGAGLGLLSKVLLPKRRKRALENMRMAYPLMPEEELRNNVSEMFRHLGISGVEMLLLDTFKTKEDLEKYFSFHGLEHLREAYKLNKGVFLLSGHLGSWEVGTFFLPMLGCPADFVAKQMKNPYVGRYFNRLREAGGGRVLDAKHGARRIVKSLAENRAVAILLDQHTTPSVAVKVNFFGRPAYTTPIITQIAMKNGVPIVPCFTHRTKDNHYEIVFEPMILLAPDSDREAVVRNTALLTSIIEDAVRRDLTQWFWVHRRWRE, encoded by the coding sequence ATGCCCAAGCGTTTTTTACAAAACTATCTGGAATATACCCTTTTCCTCTCCCTGATATTCGTCGTCAAGGCCCTGCCGCGTACCCTTGCCCTTCGTATCGGCGCCGGACTCGGTCTCCTCAGCAAGGTTCTCCTCCCCAAGCGCCGCAAACGCGCCCTGGAAAACATGCGGATGGCCTACCCCCTGATGCCCGAGGAGGAGCTGCGCAATAACGTCAGCGAGATGTTCCGCCACCTCGGGATCAGCGGCGTCGAGATGCTGCTCCTCGACACCTTCAAGACCAAGGAAGATCTGGAAAAATACTTCAGTTTTCACGGCCTCGAGCATCTCCGTGAGGCCTACAAACTCAACAAGGGGGTCTTTCTTCTCTCCGGCCATCTCGGTTCCTGGGAGGTCGGCACCTTTTTCCTCCCCATGCTCGGCTGTCCCGCCGACTTTGTCGCCAAGCAGATGAAAAATCCCTATGTGGGACGCTACTTCAACCGCCTCAGGGAGGCTGGAGGCGGCAGGGTCCTCGACGCCAAGCACGGCGCCCGACGAATCGTCAAGTCCCTGGCCGAAAATCGCGCCGTGGCGATCCTCCTCGATCAGCACACCACCCCGAGCGTCGCCGTCAAGGTCAACTTCTTCGGGCGCCCGGCCTACACCACGCCGATCATCACCCAGATCGCCATGAAAAACGGTGTCCCCATCGTTCCCTGTTTCACTCACCGCACCAAGGACAACCACTACGAAATCGTTTTCGAACCGATGATCCTCCTCGCCCCCGATTCCGACCGGGAAGCGGTGGTCCGCAACACCGCTCTGCTGACATCCATCATCGAAGATGCGGTACGGCGTGACCTCACCCAGTGGTTCTGGGTACACCGCCGCTGGCGCGAATGA
- a CDS encoding tRNA (cytidine(34)-2'-O)-methyltransferase has translation MILPETSSSHLPFHLVLVEPEIPPNTGNIARLCGATGSVLHLVGKLGFSIDDRQLKRAGLDYWDAVDIRRAESLAELEAAHPDARWWYTSKKAAKTHVQADFLPGDFIVFGKETRGLPEELLAAHPDRAIRIPIFSPVVRSLNLSTAAGIVLYEALRQSGRLDT, from the coding sequence ATGATTCTCCCGGAAACCTCTTCATCCCATCTCCCCTTCCACCTCGTGCTCGTCGAGCCGGAAATCCCGCCGAACACCGGTAATATCGCCAGGCTCTGCGGTGCCACGGGGTCCGTTCTCCACCTGGTGGGGAAACTCGGCTTTTCCATCGACGACCGGCAGCTTAAAAGAGCCGGCCTCGACTACTGGGACGCGGTGGACATCCGCCGCGCGGAGAGCCTCGCGGAACTGGAAGCCGCCCATCCCGACGCCCGCTGGTGGTACACGTCCAAGAAGGCGGCCAAAACCCATGTCCAGGCCGATTTTCTCCCCGGTGACTTCATCGTCTTCGGCAAGGAGACCCGGGGTCTCCCGGAAGAACTCCTCGCCGCCCATCCGGATCGGGCGATCCGCATTCCGATCTTCTCCCCCGTCGTCCGCAGCCTCAACCTCTCCACCGCTGCAGGGATCGTTCTTTACGAGGCGCTGCGCCAGAGCGGCCGGCTCGACACCTGA
- a CDS encoding OmpP1/FadL family transporter gives MCIRFVVLTVALALATAGLAQGAGFALIEQSVTGLGNAFAGSTASAQDATTIFYNPAGMTLLPGQQVIAGLHYVAPSAKFQKTEARNALGLDISGGNGGDGGESGLVPNLFHSVNPGGRLAFGLGITAPFGLTTEYPFDWVGRYHAVKSDLKTININPSLAFKVTDRLSLGAGVSAQYIDVQLTSMVDFGLAAFQQSGGNPALLPLVSNHDADVYADLNADDWGAGYNLGLLYEISDQTRIGLAYRSRILHTLKGDAGFTLVNQAFLAGAGLDGAALARFSPQGISGKVELPASASLGFFSQLTPAWAVMADVMWTDWSSFDELLIQFDGTLAATPSLTTENWDDNWRYAIGASFTPGETWILRLGLAYDETPIPDAFRTPRIPGEDRFWTAIGGGYRLNENVRFDLAYVHLFVRDSKVMRAAAGEDLSRGSLFGSYDNAVDILSGQLTCSF, from the coding sequence ATGTGTATTCGGTTTGTTGTACTGACGGTAGCGTTGGCCCTGGCGACGGCGGGTCTTGCCCAGGGGGCCGGGTTTGCCCTCATCGAGCAGAGCGTCACCGGCCTCGGTAATGCCTTTGCCGGGAGTACCGCTTCGGCGCAGGATGCCACAACCATTTTCTACAACCCCGCGGGGATGACCCTGCTTCCCGGGCAGCAGGTCATTGCCGGCCTCCATTACGTGGCTCCCTCGGCCAAATTTCAGAAAACGGAGGCGAGAAACGCCCTCGGCCTCGATATCAGCGGCGGCAATGGCGGCGACGGCGGGGAAAGCGGGTTGGTCCCCAACCTCTTCCACAGCGTCAACCCTGGGGGGAGACTCGCCTTCGGCCTGGGAATTACCGCTCCCTTCGGGCTGACCACCGAATATCCCTTCGACTGGGTCGGGCGTTACCACGCCGTCAAGTCCGATCTCAAGACGATCAACATCAATCCTTCCCTGGCCTTCAAGGTCACCGATCGCCTCTCCCTCGGCGCCGGTGTCAGCGCCCAGTACATCGACGTGCAGCTCACCAGCATGGTCGATTTCGGTCTGGCGGCCTTTCAGCAGAGCGGGGGGAACCCTGCGCTCCTCCCCCTGGTTTCCAATCACGATGCCGATGTCTATGCCGATCTCAATGCCGACGACTGGGGGGCGGGTTATAATCTCGGCCTCCTCTACGAAATCAGCGACCAGACCCGCATCGGACTGGCCTACCGTTCGAGGATTCTCCACACCCTCAAGGGAGATGCCGGCTTCACCCTGGTGAATCAGGCGTTTCTGGCAGGAGCCGGTCTTGATGGGGCCGCCCTGGCCCGGTTCAGCCCCCAGGGGATCTCGGGGAAGGTCGAACTGCCGGCCAGCGCCTCCCTGGGGTTTTTCAGCCAGCTCACCCCGGCCTGGGCGGTGATGGCGGACGTCATGTGGACCGACTGGAGCTCCTTCGACGAGCTCCTCATCCAGTTCGACGGCACCCTTGCCGCAACTCCGAGCCTTACCACGGAAAATTGGGACGACAACTGGCGCTACGCCATCGGCGCCTCCTTCACCCCTGGTGAAACCTGGATTCTTCGCCTCGGCCTCGCCTACGATGAGACCCCGATTCCCGACGCCTTCCGGACGCCGCGTATCCCCGGTGAAGACCGGTTCTGGACCGCCATCGGCGGCGGATACCGGCTGAATGAAAATGTTCGTTTCGATCTCGCCTACGTCCATCTCTTTGTCCGTGACAGCAAGGTCATGAGAGCGGCTGCCGGGGAGGACCTCTCCCGCGGTTCCCTGTTCGGCAGCTACGACAACGCCGTTGACATCCTCTCCGGCCAGCTGACCTGCTCCTTCTAG
- a CDS encoding homoserine dehydrogenase, with product MKDIRVGLLGFGTIGTGTVKVFQENARLIEDRLGARLVLAGIADLDITTDRGVTVEAGILTTRADDLLTSPDIDVIVELIGGYEPARTFVLKAIAQGKHVVTANKALLAVHGEEILAAAAAKGVEVMFEAAVGGGIPVISAIKENLCANGFQSVFGILNGTCNYILTRMTNEDAEFSAVLRDAQAKGYAEADPTFDLEGIDTAHKLAILISLCFGTRISLEQIYTEGIRSVSALDIQFAKQFGYKIKLLAIGKFDGEQIEARVHPTMIPHNYPLADVDGVFNAVRLSGDFVGPVMLSGRGAGMEATASAVMGDVMAIARNILSGARGRTPAMAYRPGTIKTLPIKPMTEIISQYFLRFSAMDKPGVMAQISGVLGRYDISIASMIQPERQEEGGAVPIVIMTHEAKEENVRTALDEIDALSVVKEKSLFIRIESEIA from the coding sequence ATGAAGGACATCAGGGTTGGATTGCTCGGTTTCGGAACCATCGGGACCGGAACTGTCAAGGTTTTCCAGGAGAATGCCCGCCTCATCGAGGATCGCCTCGGCGCTCGCCTGGTGCTGGCCGGCATTGCCGATCTCGATATCACCACCGATCGCGGCGTGACCGTCGAAGCCGGTATTCTCACCACCCGTGCCGATGATCTGCTGACCAGCCCGGATATCGACGTGATCGTCGAGCTGATCGGCGGTTATGAGCCGGCCCGCACCTTCGTCCTGAAGGCCATCGCACAGGGCAAACACGTGGTCACCGCCAACAAGGCCCTCCTGGCCGTTCACGGCGAAGAAATCCTGGCCGCAGCGGCGGCCAAAGGGGTCGAGGTGATGTTCGAGGCGGCCGTCGGCGGCGGCATCCCGGTGATTTCCGCCATCAAGGAGAACCTCTGCGCCAATGGATTCCAAAGCGTTTTCGGCATCCTCAACGGGACCTGCAACTACATCCTGACCCGGATGACCAATGAAGACGCCGAGTTTTCCGCGGTCCTCAGGGATGCCCAGGCCAAAGGGTATGCCGAAGCCGATCCGACCTTTGACCTCGAGGGGATCGATACCGCCCACAAGCTGGCCATTCTCATCTCCCTCTGTTTCGGCACACGCATCTCCCTGGAGCAGATTTATACCGAGGGGATCCGCAGCGTCTCGGCTCTCGATATCCAGTTCGCCAAGCAGTTCGGTTACAAGATCAAGCTTCTGGCCATCGGCAAGTTTGACGGCGAGCAGATCGAAGCCCGGGTCCATCCGACCATGATTCCGCACAACTACCCCCTGGCCGACGTCGATGGGGTTTTCAATGCCGTCCGTCTTTCCGGCGATTTTGTCGGGCCGGTGATGCTCTCTGGTCGGGGAGCAGGAATGGAGGCGACCGCCAGTGCCGTCATGGGGGACGTCATGGCCATCGCCCGCAACATCCTCTCCGGAGCCCGTGGGCGCACCCCGGCCATGGCCTACCGCCCCGGAACCATCAAGACTCTGCCAATCAAGCCGATGACCGAAATTATCAGTCAATATTTCCTTCGCTTTTCCGCCATGGACAAGCCCGGCGTCATGGCCCAGATTTCCGGGGTTCTCGGCCGATATGACATCAGCATCGCCTCCATGATTCAGCCGGAGCGTCAGGAAGAAGGCGGAGCCGTTCCCATCGTCATCATGACCCACGAAGCCAAAGAGGAAAATGTGCGCACCGCCCTCGATGAGATCGACGCCCTGTCGGTGGTCAAGGAAAAGAGTCTCTTCATACGCATCGAAAGCGAAATCGCCTAG